ATCGCTAGCATCATCTTCTTATATAGGTTATAAGTTTATCTCACAGTCCGATGATAAAATACTTGTTGCTAATAATTTGACGCAAAACATTGATAAAGTCATCAATAATCCGACGGAGATAAATGATGATATTAATGAAGCGGCATCTGCTGATCAACAATTGCAAGAAATTAATACTGTCGCATTAGCATCGCCCACTATAAACGATGATCTTAGTGTTCAAGAGGAATTAGTAAAACCACATAGTCATAGTACTGCTTTGTTTACAAGTGATGGCTATGGTGCGCTTTATACTAGCCTGATACTATTTTTATCAATCATTATTTCAACATTAGCCTTAACATGGTTTAAGGATGAACGAACACCTCGTGGCTCATTTTATTTATTAGTCCTTTTTTCAGCTTTGGGGGCAACCATATTAATTTATTCAAGCCATTTAGTTTCATTTTTTATTGGCATTGAATTACTATCATTAACCATTGTTGGATTAGTTGGTTACCAATACACTCAAAAATATTCCTTAGAAGCAACCATAAAGTATATGGTGCTATCGGCTATTTCAACTATTTTTTTGTTAATGGGTATTGCGTTTTATTATGCTGCTACTGGTGAATTAACATTTATTGCGTTAAGTTTTAAATTATCGACATTATCAGCACCAAGTATCTTATTATTACTCGGTGTTTGCCTTATGCTTGTAGGTATTGGATTTAAACTATCTTATGTACCTTTCCAGTTATGGTTACCTGATGTTTATCAAGGTGCACCGGCCTGTGTTTGTTTATTACTAACGACTATCGGTAAAGTTGCTATTTTTTGTGCTATAGCGCGATTGTTTTTATTAGCGCCGATTGTAAATAATGAAACCATTCGGGCTATGATGATTATTATGGCATTTTGCTCAATTATTTGGGGTAATATTTTTTCAATTAAACAACATAATATAAAACGTTTATTAGCTTACTCATCAATTGCTCATCTAAGTTATTTATTAGTGGCATTAATTGCTGTTCAATATCAAGTATTAGCATTAGAAACAATAGGGATATATCTAATTGGCTATATGTTAGCTAATGTTTGTGTGTTAGGTGTAATTAGTTTGGAGTCAAGCTCAAGTGCTAATTTAGATCATGATAATGATGTAGATCTAACAGGCTTATTTTGGCGTCGTCCGATTATAGCACTCGCTATGGGCATTGGGTTATTATCTCTTGCCGGTATACCGTTAACAGTTGGTTTCATTGGGCGTTTTTCTTTGATTTTACTTAGTGTGACAGCTGAATTATGGTGGTTTGTTGGGACAGTGGTAATTGTTAGTGCATTTAGTTTGTATTTTTATTTAAGATTAGCCATTAATCTTTATATTAAACCCGATCATATCCTAAGAAATGAGGTTCCTAAAACACTAACGATCTCGAAAATCCGACAAATTAGTATCAATGAAATCTTTATCATTAGTTCAGCTTTATTGATTATTCTTTGTGGTATATATCCAAAATGGTTATTTAATTTAGTGAGCATTGCCCAATACTTAATGCCGCAATGATTGCGTTATTTATGTATTGATACTAAGGTTAAGCGGTATAACGCTCCAAACCTCATTAAATTTTGAATAAATATGTTATAATTTTATTTTCGTGTATTATTAAGCACGAATTTTAATTTCAACCATTTACTTATGAGGAAAGTATGAACTTTTTTATCAGTAACGCTTATGCAAATACTGGAGATACTCTTGCTTTAGATAACAATCTTACCACTTTCATTATGCTAGGAGTATTTTTATTATTTTTCTATTTTATTATTTTTCGCCCACAACAAAAAAGAGCCAAAGCTCACCGAGAATTAATGTCATCAATATCTAAAGGTGATGAAGTATTAACCAATGGCGGTTTGATTGGTCGTGTTGCCAAAGTAAGTGAAAATGGCTATTTATCAATACAACTTAATGATACAACTGAAGTTGTTATTAAACGTGATTTTGTAACTTCAGTTTTACCTAAAGGAACAATGAAATCACTATAATTCATTGTATGAGAATGTTAATTAGATAAACCACAAGAGAAAACGTCGTGTTAAATCGCTATCCTTTGTGGAAGTATATTATGCTAGTCGGCGTTATTCTCGTCGGTTTGCTTTATGCACTTCCTAATATTTACGGTGAAGATCCTGCTATTCAGATTTCTGGTAGTAGAAATGCTAAAATCACCGTCAAAACTTCTGAGAAAATTGAAAAGATCTTTAATGAGAAAAAAATCCCTTTTAAATCCATCATTTTTGAAAATAATACCGTTCTAGTTAGAGTGGCAACTAATGATATTCAACTAAAAGCAAAAGATATCATTGCAAATGAGTTAGGTAATAACTATGTTGTTGCTTTAAACTTGGCTCCAGCAACGCCTTTATGGCTAAGTTTTATTGGGGCTGAACCGATGAAATTAGGTTTAGATCTCCGTGGTGGTGTTCATTTTCTAATGGAAGTTGATATGGCAACGGCATTGGATAAATTACTTGATGTTGCCACCGACTCCTTACGTAATGACTTTGGTAATAGTAATATTGAATTTTCGTCGTTAACTAAAAATGATCAACAACAAATTATAGTATCATTCAATAGTGTTAATGATCGTAATGCCGCAATAGCTAGAATCAATGGGTTAGCCGATTATCAGATTATTTCACAAAGTGATAAAGAATTAGTTATTGGCATTAGTGAAGCACGTTTACAAAAAGCAAAAACAGAAGCTGTAGCTCAAAATACAACTATCTTACGTAATCGTGTAAACCAATTAGGCGTATCTGAACCGATCGTACAACGACAGGGCTCTGATCGTATAGTGGTCGAATTACCTGGTATTCAAGATACTGCGCTAGCAAAGAAAATCATAGGTGCAACGGCAACTTTAGAATTTAGGCAAGTAAACACCTCTAATTCTTACAACTTGCAAGATATTCTTACTGGTAAAGCGAGAGTTCCTTATGGCTCAGAAGTGAAGTTTACTGCAGATGGGCGCCCATTATTATTGTATAAAAACGTTGTTCTAACTGGTGATCATATTATCGATTCTTCATATCAAATTTATAAAGGTGAGCCTCAAGTATCTATAAATTTGGATAGTGAAGGTGGTAAAAAAATGTTAGCTTTCACTCAGAAAAACATCGAAAAACCAATGGCAACTTTATTTGTTGAATATAAAGATTCGGGAAAAGTTGATAGTGAAGGTAAACCAATTTTAGAGAAACAAGAACAGATTATTAATGTAGCAACAATTAGGAGTGCCTTTAGCGATCGTTTCCAAGTGACTGGTATTGATAATTATGATGAAGCAAAACAATTATCATTATTATTAAGAGCCGGTGCATTGATTGCTCCAATACAAATTGTTGAAGAGTTAACAATTGGACCATCAATGGGACAAGAAAATATCACGCAGGGCTTGGAATCTTGCTTATGGGGATTATTAATCTCAGTTATATTTATGTTGCTGGTCTACCGTTTATTTGGTGTGTTTGCGAGTTTAGCATTAGTCGCTAACCTTATCTTGATTGTTGGGGTCATGTCTTTATTACCCGGTGCGACATTAAGTATGCCTGGTATAGCAGGTATTGTTCTTACTGTCGGGATGGCTGTTGATGCTAATGTATTGATTAATGAACGTATAAAAGAAGAATTACGCAATGGTCGGGGTGTACAGCATGCGATTAATGAAGGTTATGCAGGGGCATGGAGTAGTATTTTTGATGCTAACATTACGACATTAATCACGGCTATTATCTTGTATGCTGTAGGAACAGGCTCAATAAAAGGTTTTGCCATTACGTTAGGTGTCGGTATTTTAACATCAATGTTTACTTCAATTGTAGGAACGAGGGCCTTAGCTAATTTAATTTACGGTGGACGCCGTGTTAATAAGCTATCAATTTAGGAGTCAAAGGTGGCTAATTTAAAATTAATGAAAAATAAGGCAGAAAACGCATCATATGATGTCGAATCGCTGAATCACGGACGCCGTGTTATTGATTTTCTTCGTTTTGGTTTTATAGCCTTCGCGATTTCTATGTTATTAGTCGTTGGCTCAATTGTTGTTATATTTGTAAAAGGATTTAACTTAGGTCAAGATTTTACAGGCGGTACAACAATTGAAATTACGTTGAGTAAAGCGGTTGAAATTGATGATATTCGAGCTAGTTTGAAACAAGCAGGGTATGGTGAACCGGTAGTCCAAAATTATGGTTCAAGTCAAGATATCATTATTCGTTTGCCAATTTTAAAAGATGATGAGTCTAATCAGCAAAACTCGAATATGACTGAGGATCAAAAAACGCAGGAACTTAATAGTGCTTTAGGTGCAAAAATTGCTGATCTAATGCATAAGTATATTGATAGTGATGCGAAAATTAAACGTGTAGCATACGTTGGACCATCAGTAGGTTCTGAATTGGCACAAGACGGTATTTTAGCTATCTTGGCGGCTTTAATTTCAATTTTGATATATATTGCTATTCGTTTTGAATGGCGATTTGGTACAGGAGCTGTCGTTGCGTTAGCTCATGATGTTATTATTACAGCAGGTTACTTATCATTATTTCAGCGTGAATTAGATTTAACTATTATAGCAGCAATGTTATCGATTATAGGATATTCACTCAATGATACAATTGTGGTTTTTGACCGTATAAGAGAGAATTTTAGAAAAATTCGTCGAGCAACATCCTATGATGTTATTAATATTTCCTTAACTCAGACTTTGAGTCGAACTTTAATGACATCAGGAACGACGCTAGCAGTAGTTGTAATCTTATATATTTTTGGTGGTAGTATGTTACGCGGCTTTTCAGAAACACTTGGGGTAGGTATCATTCTTGGTACTATCTCATCAATATATGTTGCTGCATATATGTCATTAAAAATGGGTATAAAACGTGAACATTTTATTCAACAGAAAGTTGAAGTAGAAGGTGCCGATCAAGCACCCATCCTACGATAATCGTTGATAAAAAGACCTATTTATGTTGCTTTTATAACAGCATAAATAGGTATATTAGAAAATACGTAACAATTGTTAATCTGTTATCTTGACATCAAGGTCGCTCTTGCATATTATTGCGTAAGTCATATTGAAGGGGCCATAGCTCAGCTGGGAGAGCGCAACGCTGGCAGCGTTGAGGTCAGGGGTTCGATCCCCCTTGGCTCCACCAATTCACTATTCTACAAAATTCTTTAACCTCCATTTAAATACATAGACCCCAATCTTAACAGGATTTAAACTCTATTTAGATACGCCATAAGTTCCATTAAGATACACTTGCAACCCATATTTTTAGATATATGATTAGTTATTATTAAGCTGAATGTTAGTGAACATCGTAAATAACTTATAACAAAACCTTTATATTTTAGGGGAAATCAACAAAAAAATAAGTAGCTAAGCAGTCATCACTGCTAACTTTATTTTGAATAATTCATATTGGAATATGAAGGGAAGGTAAAATTTTAAAATTATTTTTTGAGACCGAACACCAAACCAATTTTTCACACCGCAAAATTATAAAAATAGGGTTTTAAAAGTTAAGTCCATAAAGAAATTGTTAACTAACTAATTAATTTTTGATGAAAGCTAGTTATCAGGTTCGCTTCTCTAATACATATCCTGTACCCCGTACAGAATGAATTAGCTTAGTTTGAAAGCCTTGATCAATTTTGTTCCTTAATCTTTTAATTGCTACATCTACTACATTGGTTTGATTATCAAAATTAATATCCCAGACATGAGAAATAATGAACGTTCTTGAAAGGGGTTTGCCAGCGTGTTGCATTAATAAGGCAAGTAAGGAAAATTCTTTTGAGGTAAGTTGGATTGATTTATTTCCACGCATTACATAATGACGTTTCCAATTTAGTTGCAAATCATCAATAATGTATAATTCTTCTTCTTCTATTCTATGTTGTTGACTACGTCTTACTAAAGCCTTCATTCTCGCTAGAAATTCTTGGAAAGAAAATGGCTTAGCAAGATAATCATCAGCACCTAATTCTAAACCTCTAATTCGCCATTCGACTTGATCTTTATCTGATAATAATAAAATAGGAACTTGTTGTCGCGTTGAACTAATCGTTTGTAAAACATCCCAACCACTAATTTTAGGTAAAAAAATATCAAGAACTACAATATCGTAATTTTTAGTAAGAACACGATCTATACCATCTAATCCATTATAAACGGAATCAACATTAGTATAGCCTGTTTGCATTAACAGGTTGATTAACTTATCGACTTTGTCTGAATTACTAATAATAAGAATATTCATAGATATTAGTTAGCTTCTTTATTGTTATATTTTTAGATGCCGCAGTACATAACTAAACGATTAGTTTATGTTTTATTTTTTATGATTCAAATCAAATTACTCAATGATTTTGTGTGAAAATTATGGCTAAGACGTTATTTCAAATTTAATTTTCGAAATACCATCCTTTGCTATCTTTACAATAATAGAATGAGTTATGTCGTCTGTGATTTTTCAAATTTATAATCTATCTTATTCTCAAGAAGATATAACTTATTATTAAATCACGAGACAATCCCATCCAAAGTGACCCTTGTTTATATATTTATTATTATACATTTGTAGCTATGACATCATATTCTTTTTCAAATTACTTTAATATGACATATTAATTACAAATTAAGCAATAAATGTACATTTTTGCAAAGTTATTTAAATATAACAATTAGTTAAATTATTTCCTCCTAAAATTTATTACATGGTTTTAACCTCTAGAAGGATTAAAAAACTTTTTACCAGATGTCATTATTATACATGGTATGATTATATTGATATGCATAATGGTTTGTTTGATTTAATTGAGATGTATTAACCAATCTTTTGCATTTTTTTTCGGGGTTAAACCTAAATTATCAAGTTTAGTTAAGTAAAATTTCTTGAATAAAGACCAATCATAGTAGGGATAATGGTTAGTTTGAATCGGTAATTTTATCTCCCTCTCATTTAATAATAATTTTACGAGAATTGGTTTGGAATTATCTCTGTTACGATAGAAAATAAGTTGGATATTGGCAGCCATAGGAATTATTCGTTCGGCCTGCCAGTATTTATGATAATTTTCAATAAAGTCGGTTGTTTTATTTGTTCCTTTTATTTCCATTAAGGTTGCTAATGGTGAAATAGTTTCAGCATGGGCAAAATGCAGATTAGCATCAATTTGATTGTGATAAATATCGTTATCGGAGGATAAAATTATATCTCTAAGTAATGGTGCTGCTATTCTGATCTGGATACCATTTTCATCAAAAGCAGGACCTATTTGTAAATAATTTTTAGCGGTAATAACTGTCGATAACCAGCGTTTTTCGGTAAATGTAAACAAATCCCCTAAATTAATCTGATTTTGCTCTAGCTTTTCGTTACTAAAAGATAATGTTTCTTGGTATATTTTGAATAAAGCTATTACAAATTCTGTTGCAGTAACTTGATCAACTGATTTAAGATTCGTTTCATTATTTAATTGATTGATAAATGATGAATTAAATAGTCTTTCAATAACATGTTGAACGGTTTTCTTTGTTAAAGGTGCTTCCTGTAAAGTTTGAATAGCATTTTTGATAGGTTGGCTTGTTTTATATTTTTTATAAGCAGGCGAATAGTCAAAAAAACGGAGTAATACCTGTTCATTTTCTGGCTGCTGTATGATTTTCGCATTAGGATAAATTGCCCGAAAAGGTTTTAAAAATGCTTCAGCACTATCAATTGTCCGTTGGGATGTGGTCGATATAATAGCAATTTCTTTTTGTTGAAAAATAGTAGGGTATTGTTTCAACATACGTTGAGCAATATGTTGAATATCGTCTTTCCCTAAATCAGTGAGCTGACCATATTTGTTTTGATTTAGTTTTATAATTTTATTTAGCTGCTCTCGTAAATTTTTTCCTA
Above is a genomic segment from Frischella perrara containing:
- a CDS encoding NADH-quinone oxidoreductase subunit N, with the translated sequence MVVITSYEFIYLLPILILGSAIIILLLLLSLCRINTKLSAWFTIFCLVLSLASSSYIGYKFISQSDDKILVANNLTQNIDKVINNPTEINDDINEAASADQQLQEINTVALASPTINDDLSVQEELVKPHSHSTALFTSDGYGALYTSLILFLSIIISTLALTWFKDERTPRGSFYLLVLFSALGATILIYSSHLVSFFIGIELLSLTIVGLVGYQYTQKYSLEATIKYMVLSAISTIFLLMGIAFYYAATGELTFIALSFKLSTLSAPSILLLLGVCLMLVGIGFKLSYVPFQLWLPDVYQGAPACVCLLLTTIGKVAIFCAIARLFLLAPIVNNETIRAMMIIMAFCSIIWGNIFSIKQHNIKRLLAYSSIAHLSYLLVALIAVQYQVLALETIGIYLIGYMLANVCVLGVISLESSSSANLDHDNDVDLTGLFWRRPIIALAMGIGLLSLAGIPLTVGFIGRFSLILLSVTAELWWFVGTVVIVSAFSLYFYLRLAINLYIKPDHILRNEVPKTLTISKIRQISINEIFIISSALLIILCGIYPKWLFNLVSIAQYLMPQ
- the yajC gene encoding preprotein translocase subunit YajC, with the protein product MNFFISNAYANTGDTLALDNNLTTFIMLGVFLLFFYFIIFRPQQKRAKAHRELMSSISKGDEVLTNGGLIGRVAKVSENGYLSIQLNDTTEVVIKRDFVTSVLPKGTMKSL
- the secD gene encoding protein translocase subunit SecD; this translates as MLNRYPLWKYIMLVGVILVGLLYALPNIYGEDPAIQISGSRNAKITVKTSEKIEKIFNEKKIPFKSIIFENNTVLVRVATNDIQLKAKDIIANELGNNYVVALNLAPATPLWLSFIGAEPMKLGLDLRGGVHFLMEVDMATALDKLLDVATDSLRNDFGNSNIEFSSLTKNDQQQIIVSFNSVNDRNAAIARINGLADYQIISQSDKELVIGISEARLQKAKTEAVAQNTTILRNRVNQLGVSEPIVQRQGSDRIVVELPGIQDTALAKKIIGATATLEFRQVNTSNSYNLQDILTGKARVPYGSEVKFTADGRPLLLYKNVVLTGDHIIDSSYQIYKGEPQVSINLDSEGGKKMLAFTQKNIEKPMATLFVEYKDSGKVDSEGKPILEKQEQIINVATIRSAFSDRFQVTGIDNYDEAKQLSLLLRAGALIAPIQIVEELTIGPSMGQENITQGLESCLWGLLISVIFMLLVYRLFGVFASLALVANLILIVGVMSLLPGATLSMPGIAGIVLTVGMAVDANVLINERIKEELRNGRGVQHAINEGYAGAWSSIFDANITTLITAIILYAVGTGSIKGFAITLGVGILTSMFTSIVGTRALANLIYGGRRVNKLSI
- the secF gene encoding protein translocase subunit SecF, which gives rise to MKNKAENASYDVESLNHGRRVIDFLRFGFIAFAISMLLVVGSIVVIFVKGFNLGQDFTGGTTIEITLSKAVEIDDIRASLKQAGYGEPVVQNYGSSQDIIIRLPILKDDESNQQNSNMTEDQKTQELNSALGAKIADLMHKYIDSDAKIKRVAYVGPSVGSELAQDGILAILAALISILIYIAIRFEWRFGTGAVVALAHDVIITAGYLSLFQRELDLTIIAAMLSIIGYSLNDTIVVFDRIRENFRKIRRATSYDVINISLTQTLSRTLMTSGTTLAVVVILYIFGGSMLRGFSETLGVGIILGTISSIYVAAYMSLKMGIKREHFIQQKVEVEGADQAPILR
- a CDS encoding winged helix-turn-helix domain-containing protein, producing the protein MNILIISNSDKVDKLINLLMQTGYTNVDSVYNGLDGIDRVLTKNYDIVVLDIFLPKISGWDVLQTISSTRQQVPILLLSDKDQVEWRIRGLELGADDYLAKPFSFQEFLARMKALVRRSQQHRIEEEELYIIDDLQLNWKRHYVMRGNKSIQLTSKEFSLLALLMQHAGKPLSRTFIISHVWDINFDNQTNVVDVAIKRLRNKIDQGFQTKLIHSVRGTGYVLEKRT
- a CDS encoding histidine-type phosphatase, whose translation is MKLLIAPILLTPILLISTLLNYNIAYGNISGSKSSYQYDPQQKLTPTPQNYHPFYIYYIGRHGSRYISKAKPETITSQILEKAHQQNQLTPLGKNLREQLNKIIKLNQNKYGQLTDLGKDDIQHIAQRMLKQYPTIFQQKEIAIISTTSQRTIDSAEAFLKPFRAIYPNAKIIQQPENEQVLLRFFDYSPAYKKYKTSQPIKNAIQTLQEAPLTKKTVQHVIERLFNSSFINQLNNETNLKSVDQVTATEFVIALFKIYQETLSFSNEKLEQNQINLGDLFTFTEKRWLSTVITAKNYLQIGPAFDENGIQIRIAAPLLRDIILSSDNDIYHNQIDANLHFAHAETISPLATLMEIKGTNKTTDFIENYHKYWQAERIIPMAANIQLIFYRNRDNSKPILVKLLLNEREIKLPIQTNHYPYYDWSLFKKFYLTKLDNLGLTPKKNAKDWLIHLN